The following are encoded in a window of Limibacter armeniacum genomic DNA:
- the rpsL gene encoding 30S ribosomal protein S12 yields MPTIQQLVRKGRTKVEYKSKSPALDSCPQRRGVCTRVYTTTPKKPNSAMRKVARVRLTNGKEVNAYIPGEGHNLQEHSIVLIRGGRVKDLPGVRYHIVRGALDTAGVAGRTQRRSKYGAKKPKAAK; encoded by the coding sequence ATGCCTACTATTCAACAACTAGTAAGAAAAGGTAGAACAAAGGTAGAGTACAAGTCGAAGTCTCCTGCACTTGACTCTTGCCCTCAGAGAAGAGGTGTGTGTACAAGGGTATACACTACTACACCAAAGAAACCTAACTCAGCGATGCGTAAAGTAGCAAGGGTTAGATTGACAAACGGTAAAGAGGTGAACGCCTACATCCCAGGTGAAGGTCACAACCTGCAAGAGCACTCAATCGTGCTGATCCGTGGTGGTAGAGTAAAAGACCTTCCAGGTGTACGTTACCACATCGTTCGTGGTGCACTTGACACTGCTGGTGTAGCGGGTAGAACTCAGCGTCGTTCGAAATACGGTGCTAAGAAACCTAAGGCTGCGAAATAA
- the rpsG gene encoding 30S ribosomal protein S7, whose translation MRKAKPKKRYVLPDPKFGDVMVTKFVNNLMLDGKKSIAYSIFYDALAIIEERMNKGEEKVNGLDIFKKALSNIMPGVEVKSRRVGGATFQVPIEVRPERKQSLGMKWMIMYARKRNEKTMKEKLAGEIIAASRGEGAAVKKKEDTHRMAEANKAFSHFRF comes from the coding sequence ATGAGAAAGGCAAAACCTAAAAAAAGATACGTACTTCCTGATCCTAAGTTTGGAGACGTAATGGTAACTAAGTTCGTTAACAACTTGATGTTGGACGGGAAGAAAAGTATTGCTTATAGCATTTTCTACGATGCATTGGCAATTATTGAAGAAAGAATGAACAAAGGTGAAGAGAAAGTAAACGGTCTTGATATTTTCAAGAAAGCACTTTCTAACATCATGCCAGGCGTTGAGGTGAAATCAAGAAGAGTTGGTGGTGCTACTTTCCAGGTGCCTATCGAGGTTCGCCCAGAAAGAAAGCAGTCTCTTGGTATGAAGTGGATGATCATGTACGCAAGAAAGCGTAATGAAAAGACGATGAAAGAAAAGCTTGCTGGTGAAATCATCGCTGCTTCAAGAGGTGAAGGCGCTGCTGTGAAGAAGAAAGAGGACACTCACAGAATGGCAGAAGCAAACAAAGCATTTTCTCACTTTAGATTCTAA
- the fusA gene encoding elongation factor G, producing MATKIDLTHQRNIGIMAHIDAGKTTTTERILFYTGKSHKIGEVHDGAATMDWMEQEQERGITITSAATTTTWGYPTEQGKRNDKTEDYKINIIDTPGHVDFTVEVERSLRVLDGAVALFCAVSGVEPQSETVWRQADTYGVPRICFVNKMDRAGADFFAAVKTIKEKLGANPVPLQVPIGAEEGFKGVVDLVSNKAIVWNDEDQGFTYNVIDIPEDLVDDVEHWRTNLIEEVSAYDEALMEKFFEDPDSITEDEINAAIRKAVIDMSFSPVMCGSAFKNKGVQALLDAVCTYLPSPLDLPPTTGTDPDTGAELTRKPDVNEPFAALAFKIATDPFVGRLCFMRVYSGKLDSGSYILNNRTGKKERISRLMQMHSNKQNPIDFVEAGDICAGVGFKDIKTGDSLSDLDNPIVLEEMKFPEPVIGVAIEPKTKGDVDKLGTALAKLVEEDPTLTVKTDHETGQTILRGMGELHLEIIVDRLKREFKVEINQGAPQVAYREAIKGSVEHREVYKKQTGGKGKFADVQFELMPAEPNAEGIVEAGLQFVDEIKGGVIPKEFVPAVQKGFEAAMSNGVLAGFPIDAMRVRVFFGSYHNVDSDALSFELAAKLGFKEAAKKCNPVLLEPVMAVEVITPDEYTGSVIGDINRRRGLPKGQDSRTGGAVAIQADVPLSELFGYVTDLRTLTSGRAAATLTFSHYAEVPNNIAEEVIKEQKG from the coding sequence GTGGCTACGAAAATCGACCTTACACATCAAAGAAATATCGGTATCATGGCTCACATCGATGCTGGTAAGACAACAACTACGGAGCGTATCCTGTTCTACACTGGTAAATCTCACAAGATCGGTGAAGTACACGATGGTGCTGCGACTATGGACTGGATGGAGCAGGAGCAGGAAAGAGGTATTACAATTACTTCTGCTGCGACTACTACCACTTGGGGTTACCCAACAGAACAAGGTAAAAGAAACGACAAAACTGAGGATTACAAGATTAACATCATTGATACTCCTGGTCACGTAGACTTTACTGTAGAGGTAGAGCGTTCATTGCGTGTATTGGACGGTGCTGTTGCCCTATTCTGTGCTGTATCTGGTGTAGAGCCTCAGTCTGAAACAGTTTGGAGACAAGCAGATACTTACGGTGTTCCTCGTATTTGTTTCGTAAACAAAATGGACCGTGCAGGTGCTGACTTCTTTGCTGCTGTTAAGACTATCAAAGAGAAACTAGGTGCTAACCCAGTTCCTTTGCAAGTGCCAATTGGTGCTGAAGAAGGTTTCAAAGGTGTGGTTGACCTTGTATCAAACAAAGCAATTGTTTGGAACGACGAAGACCAAGGATTTACATATAACGTAATCGATATTCCAGAAGACCTTGTTGATGACGTAGAGCATTGGAGAACTAACCTTATCGAGGAAGTTTCTGCTTACGACGAAGCACTGATGGAAAAATTCTTTGAGGATCCAGATTCAATTACTGAAGATGAGATCAATGCAGCGATCCGTAAGGCGGTAATCGACATGTCATTCTCTCCAGTAATGTGTGGTTCTGCATTTAAGAACAAAGGTGTTCAAGCATTGCTTGACGCTGTATGTACTTACCTGCCATCTCCACTGGACCTGCCTCCTACTACAGGTACAGACCCTGACACTGGTGCTGAGCTGACAAGAAAGCCAGACGTGAACGAGCCGTTCGCAGCGTTGGCATTTAAGATCGCTACTGACCCATTTGTAGGTCGTCTTTGCTTTATGAGAGTTTACTCTGGTAAACTGGATTCTGGTTCATACATCCTGAACAACAGAACTGGTAAGAAAGAGCGTATCTCTCGTCTGATGCAAATGCACTCTAACAAGCAGAACCCAATCGACTTCGTTGAGGCAGGTGATATTTGTGCGGGTGTTGGTTTCAAGGATATCAAGACTGGTGACTCACTGTCTGATCTTGACAACCCAATCGTTCTGGAAGAGATGAAGTTCCCAGAGCCAGTAATCGGTGTTGCTATCGAGCCTAAGACTAAAGGTGACGTAGACAAGCTGGGTACTGCGTTGGCGAAACTGGTAGAAGAGGATCCTACCCTGACAGTGAAGACTGACCACGAAACTGGCCAGACTATCTTGAGAGGTATGGGTGAGCTTCATCTGGAAATCATCGTTGACCGTCTGAAGCGTGAGTTCAAGGTTGAAATCAACCAAGGTGCTCCTCAGGTTGCTTACCGTGAAGCCATCAAAGGTTCAGTTGAACACAGAGAGGTTTACAAGAAGCAGACTGGTGGTAAAGGTAAATTTGCAGACGTTCAGTTCGAACTGATGCCTGCTGAGCCTAACGCAGAAGGAATCGTTGAAGCTGGTCTTCAGTTTGTTGACGAAATCAAAGGTGGTGTTATCCCTAAAGAATTCGTTCCAGCTGTACAGAAAGGTTTCGAGGCAGCAATGTCTAATGGTGTTCTTGCAGGATTCCCTATCGATGCTATGCGCGTTAGAGTATTCTTCGGTTCATACCACAACGTCGATTCAGATGCACTGTCATTCGAATTGGCTGCGAAACTTGGTTTCAAAGAGGCAGCGAAGAAATGTAACCCAGTTCTTCTTGAGCCAGTAATGGCTGTTGAGGTAATCACTCCAGACGAGTACACTGGTTCTGTAATCGGTGATATCAACCGTCGTCGTGGTCTTCCTAAAGGTCAAGATTCAAGAACTGGTGGTGCAGTAGCTATCCAAGCGGATGTACCTCTGTCAGAACTGTTCGGTTATGTAACTGACCTGCGTACACTGACTTCAGGTCGTGCGGCAGCAACGTTGACATTCTCTCACTATGCTGAGGTGCCTAACAACATCGCAGAAGAAGTGATTAAAGAGCAAAAAGGTTAA
- the rpsJ gene encoding 30S ribosomal protein S10 — translation MTQKIRIKLKSYDHNLVDKSAAKIVEAVKKTGAVVSGPIPLPTRKEKFTVLKSPHVNKKAREQFQLCTYKRLVDIFPTSSKTVDALMKLELPSGVDVEIKV, via the coding sequence ATGACACAGAAAATTAGAATCAAACTTAAGTCTTACGACCACAACTTGGTTGACAAGTCTGCAGCTAAAATCGTTGAAGCTGTTAAGAAAACAGGTGCAGTAGTTAGCGGTCCAATTCCGTTGCCTACAAGAAAGGAAAAGTTTACAGTGTTGAAGTCACCACACGTAAACAAGAAGGCGAGAGAGCAATTCCAGTTGTGTACTTACAAAAGACTGGTAGATATCTTCCCTACATCTTCTAAGACAGTTGACGCGCTGATGAAGCTGGAACTGCCTTCAGGTGTAGATGTTGAAATCAAAGTTTGA
- a CDS encoding tetratricopeptide repeat protein, whose translation MKHNIQELPLEQAIALYEKGALQQAQTAFELLRHNAPNNEEVLLYLSYIAVGLEEPEKAEPYLVNLLRIHPDKAEYHYLLGASLGLQALKSGTFRQMLLAPRMKASFEEAIRLDKEHTEARKALVDYYLKAPAILGGTPKALEEASSIEKYDKRTGLLVKAKIYNESGEEKKAVECLEQLLLSGSAEAGDYMQLVGYWKREGNLWVKLERFKEQYSSLPQTYYLVALASLDTESHTEEGIQAINQYISKVGKQEKEIYADAYCKLGKLYIQRRQKNEAFDAFEKALEYCPDSVEANEEISKLKRD comes from the coding sequence ATGAAACACAACATTCAGGAATTACCCCTTGAGCAAGCGATAGCACTCTATGAGAAGGGCGCACTTCAGCAAGCACAGACTGCTTTTGAATTGCTTCGTCATAATGCTCCTAATAATGAAGAGGTGCTTTTGTACTTGAGTTATATAGCTGTGGGGCTTGAAGAACCTGAGAAAGCAGAGCCCTATTTGGTTAACCTGCTTAGGATACATCCTGATAAAGCAGAGTACCATTACCTATTGGGAGCTAGCTTAGGATTGCAAGCGCTGAAATCGGGTACATTTAGACAAATGTTATTGGCTCCAAGGATGAAAGCCTCATTTGAGGAGGCTATCCGGCTAGATAAAGAACATACTGAGGCTAGAAAGGCATTGGTGGACTATTACTTGAAAGCTCCTGCTATTTTAGGTGGAACCCCTAAAGCATTGGAAGAGGCTAGTAGTATTGAGAAGTATGATAAGCGAACAGGTTTATTGGTAAAAGCAAAAATATATAATGAGTCAGGAGAGGAGAAAAAGGCAGTTGAGTGTCTTGAGCAGTTGCTATTGTCTGGAAGCGCAGAAGCTGGTGATTATATGCAGTTGGTCGGATATTGGAAGCGAGAAGGAAATCTTTGGGTAAAATTGGAGAGGTTTAAAGAACAGTATTCATCACTCCCTCAAACTTATTATTTAGTAGCCTTGGCTTCGTTAGATACAGAGAGTCATACAGAAGAAGGAATACAAGCGATTAACCAATATATATCTAAGGTAGGTAAGCAGGAGAAAGAAATATATGCAGATGCTTACTGCAAGCTTGGGAAGTTGTATATACAAAGGAGGCAGAAGAATGAAGCGTTTGACGCTTTTGAAAAAGCATTAGAGTACTGTCCTGATTCCGTTGAAGCCAATGAGGAAATCAGTAAACTGAAACGTGATTGA